One window from the genome of Salisaeta longa DSM 21114 encodes:
- a CDS encoding metal ABC transporter permease, with translation MLDLLHELLFNYTLRTVALGAATLGIVGGGLGTYAVLRGQSLLGDAISHAALPGIALAFLLTGSKAPIVLMLGAGAAGVIATLAILGVTETTRVKYDSALALMLAVFFGFGLVLLTYIQRHAGASQAGLDAFLFGQAAALIERDVVTMALLGGTALLVMGLFWKEFKLLAFDRAFGASLGLPMRTLDILLTTLLVIAIVIGLQTVGVVLMSAVIIAPAAAARQWTDRLGVMTGLAATFGAVSGVGGAVASASIPNLPTGPTIVLWMGILVTVSLLGAPNRGLLWQWWRDRRNARRLRRETVLLDLYALALKHDDPTYAHAESVLDAMNAWAGRTHRALAQLEQEGFVARENAQRWRLTDAGARHARTLAEERRLST, from the coding sequence ATGCTCGACCTTCTCCACGAACTGCTGTTCAACTACACGCTGCGCACCGTGGCGCTCGGCGCGGCCACGCTCGGCATCGTGGGGGGCGGGCTGGGCACGTACGCCGTGCTGCGCGGGCAGAGCTTGCTGGGCGATGCTATCTCCCACGCCGCGCTGCCCGGTATCGCGCTCGCCTTTCTACTGACGGGAAGCAAGGCGCCCATCGTGTTGATGCTGGGCGCCGGTGCGGCGGGCGTCATCGCCACGCTTGCCATCCTCGGCGTTACCGAGACAACGCGTGTGAAGTACGACAGCGCGCTCGCCCTCATGCTGGCCGTCTTTTTTGGTTTTGGGCTCGTGCTGCTCACCTACATCCAGCGGCACGCGGGCGCCAGCCAGGCCGGGCTGGATGCCTTTTTGTTCGGCCAGGCCGCTGCCCTCATCGAACGCGATGTCGTCACGATGGCCCTGCTCGGCGGCACAGCGCTGCTCGTCATGGGCCTGTTCTGGAAGGAGTTCAAGCTACTGGCCTTCGACCGCGCCTTTGGGGCGAGCCTCGGCCTCCCGATGCGCACGCTCGACATCTTGCTCACCACGCTGCTCGTCATCGCCATTGTCATTGGATTGCAGACGGTGGGCGTGGTGCTAATGAGCGCTGTTATCATCGCCCCAGCGGCCGCCGCCCGGCAGTGGACCGACCGCCTTGGCGTGATGACGGGCCTAGCCGCAACGTTCGGTGCGGTAAGCGGCGTGGGTGGGGCCGTGGCAAGCGCATCCATCCCAAACCTGCCGACCGGTCCCACCATCGTGCTGTGGATGGGTATTCTTGTGACCGTGTCGCTCCTGGGCGCACCGAACCGGGGCTTGCTGTGGCAGTGGTGGCGCGACCGGCGGAACGCGCGCCGCCTCCGCCGTGAAACGGTATTGCTCGACCTCTACGCCCTCGCCCTGAAACACGACGACCCGACGTATGCCCATGCGGAATCCGTCCTCGATGCCATGAACGCTTGGGCGGGCCGCACCCATCGCGCGCTTGCGCAACTGGAGCAAGAAGGCTTCGTGGCGCGGGAAAACGCCCAACGCTGGCGCCTCACCGACGCGGGCGCCCGCCACGCCCGCACCCTCGCTGAAGAACGGCGCCTGTCCACATAA
- the prmA gene encoding 50S ribosomal protein L11 methyltransferase, with translation MPDTPPTIHLTLNLPAVVHDAAVGQLESVALGFQSMGDELHAYIPAPRWNEALRRGLRTWLRAHGATATWQETEVPPQNWNATWEATHAPRTVGPFLIAPHGADVHPTDAQTLVRIDPKMSFGTGAHATTQLVLQLMAPLDLTDARVLDAGTGTGVLGIAAALRGARTVQAFDTDAWAIANARENVAANRVADRVHLYQGAIGDVPAHPADVVCANITRDVLLALLPAFSARTAPGAVMLLAGVLTADRPRMLAAAADTGWELAEEATRDGWWGAHFHRTAA, from the coding sequence ATGCCTGATACGCCGCCCACGATCCATCTCACCCTGAACCTGCCGGCGGTTGTGCACGATGCTGCCGTCGGGCAACTGGAATCCGTGGCCCTCGGGTTTCAGTCGATGGGCGACGAGCTGCACGCGTACATCCCGGCGCCCCGGTGGAATGAGGCCCTGCGCCGCGGGCTTCGTACGTGGCTGCGCGCGCACGGGGCAACGGCGACGTGGCAGGAAACCGAGGTGCCGCCCCAAAACTGGAACGCAACGTGGGAGGCTACCCATGCGCCGCGCACCGTGGGTCCGTTTCTGATTGCCCCCCACGGGGCCGACGTGCACCCAACCGACGCGCAAACCCTGGTGCGCATCGATCCGAAGATGAGCTTTGGCACCGGCGCGCACGCCACCACACAGCTGGTGCTTCAGCTCATGGCGCCATTGGATCTGACGGATGCGCGCGTGCTGGATGCGGGCACCGGGACGGGCGTGCTGGGTATTGCCGCGGCGCTGCGGGGGGCGCGCACGGTGCAGGCGTTCGATACCGACGCCTGGGCCATCGCCAACGCGCGCGAGAACGTGGCCGCCAATCGTGTGGCTGACCGCGTGCACCTTTATCAGGGGGCCATTGGGGATGTGCCTGCGCACCCGGCCGACGTGGTGTGTGCGAACATCACGCGGGATGTGCTCTTGGCACTCCTGCCGGCATTCAGCGCGCGCACCGCGCCGGGGGCGGTGATGCTGCTAGCGGGCGTGCTTACCGCCGACCGCCCGCGTATGCTCGCGGCCGCTGCGGACACCGGATGGGAGCTTGCGGAGGAGGCAACGCGCGATGGCTGGTGGGGCGCACACTTCCACCGAACCGCTGCCTAA
- a CDS encoding RtcB family protein, whose product MDRTDLTRIDDYTWELPTSFHEAMRVPVRILANEDLIDEILERPALEQAVRTAMLPGLVGSLIVMPDVHSGQGAPMGIVAASKYPAGAIAPGAIGHDINSGVRLLGSRVRASEIDELIDPLANALYERIPCGADAQSDMSLTSSEIDHVAQSGAQWALRRDMAHQDDLVRAEEGGRLNDADPAKVSAAARKLGAKQLGTLGGGQHFIEVSVVEEVYNRAAAITMGLRKKRLAVQIHCGSRDYGRQVCADYITKFQEAAPKYDIDPPHPDLACVPLDASEASDYMGAMRAAANYAYANRQVLAHRVREVFDDVLDGVGDQFKTVYDVAHNLGQVEMHDVDGKHMRCYVHRKGAARAFGPGTPGISLPYRALGQPVLVPGSMGGPSWVMLATREGMAKSFGSACHGAGRTMSRHEASYHSEVPVSENVEVRGENVTAGGGVQLKETVDAVVDTAAGAKLASRVARLKPLVVIHG is encoded by the coding sequence ATGGACCGTACGGACTTGACGCGCATCGACGACTACACGTGGGAATTGCCCACGTCATTTCACGAAGCGATGCGGGTGCCCGTCCGAATCCTTGCGAACGAGGATCTGATCGATGAGATTCTTGAACGCCCCGCCCTGGAGCAAGCCGTGCGGACGGCGATGCTGCCCGGTCTCGTCGGTTCCCTCATCGTGATGCCCGACGTACACAGCGGTCAGGGCGCCCCGATGGGCATTGTCGCCGCCTCGAAGTATCCGGCCGGGGCCATCGCGCCCGGGGCCATTGGGCACGACATCAACTCGGGCGTACGGCTGTTGGGGTCGCGGGTGCGCGCTTCTGAGATCGACGAACTGATCGACCCGCTCGCCAATGCCCTCTACGAACGGATTCCGTGCGGCGCCGATGCGCAGAGCGATATGAGCCTGACGTCGAGTGAGATTGACCACGTCGCACAGTCCGGCGCGCAGTGGGCCCTGCGCCGCGACATGGCCCACCAGGACGACCTGGTACGCGCCGAGGAGGGCGGGCGCCTCAACGATGCCGATCCGGCCAAGGTGAGCGCGGCGGCCCGCAAGTTGGGCGCAAAGCAACTGGGCACGCTCGGCGGCGGCCAGCACTTCATTGAGGTGAGCGTGGTTGAGGAGGTATACAACCGCGCGGCCGCGATTACCATGGGGCTGCGCAAAAAACGCCTCGCGGTGCAAATCCACTGCGGCTCTCGGGACTATGGCCGCCAGGTATGTGCCGACTACATCACGAAGTTTCAGGAGGCTGCGCCGAAGTACGACATTGATCCGCCGCACCCGGACCTAGCCTGCGTGCCCCTTGATGCCTCGGAAGCCAGCGACTACATGGGCGCGATGCGAGCCGCTGCCAACTATGCGTACGCCAACCGTCAGGTGCTTGCCCACCGGGTGCGCGAGGTTTTCGATGACGTCTTGGACGGCGTGGGCGACCAGTTTAAGACGGTGTACGACGTGGCACACAACCTCGGGCAGGTAGAGATGCACGATGTGGATGGCAAGCACATGCGCTGCTATGTCCACCGCAAGGGAGCCGCTCGCGCCTTTGGCCCCGGTACGCCCGGCATTTCGCTGCCGTACCGCGCCCTCGGACAGCCCGTGCTGGTGCCCGGCAGCATGGGCGGCCCCTCCTGGGTTATGCTTGCCACCCGCGAAGGCATGGCCAAGAGCTTTGGCTCGGCCTGTCACGGGGCCGGACGAACCATGAGCCGCCACGAGGCCAGCTATCACAGCGAAGTGCCCGTGAGCGAAAACGTGGAAGTGCGCGGCGAGAATGTGACCGCAGGTGGCGGCGTACAACTGAAGGAAACTGTAGACGCGGTGGTCGACACGGCCGCAGGCGCCAAGCTTGCCAGCCGCGTTGCGCGCCTCAAGCCCCTGGTTGTCATTCACGGCTAA
- a CDS encoding metal ABC transporter permease, protein MTALQLEIQLVAIVVAVACALPGVFLILRRMAMMSDAISHAILPGIVVGFFITESLGSPLLIVAAGLTGLLTVALVELIERTKLVKEDAAIGIVFPVLFSIGVILIARYAGDVHLDTDAVLLGELAFAPFDRFTAFGLDLGPRALWVMGAALGLNALFLLLFYKELKLATFDAGLAATLGFLPGLLHYALMGLVSLTAVSAFDAVGSILVVALMVGPPATAYLLTDRLNWMIGISAGVGALGAVGGYWLAHALDASIAGAMATATGLIFGAAVLFAPGRGVVARVRLRNRQTWRFAEQMLTIHLLQHENTPQAQRECRVAHLQEHLNWDAPFAEKVVNRGTRRGTVERRGPYLALTDDGRALAQDALERT, encoded by the coding sequence ATGACCGCCCTCCAGCTCGAAATCCAACTGGTCGCCATTGTGGTGGCTGTGGCCTGCGCGTTGCCTGGCGTGTTTCTCATCCTGCGCCGCATGGCCATGATGAGCGACGCCATCAGCCACGCCATCCTGCCGGGGATTGTGGTGGGCTTCTTCATCACCGAAAGCCTCGGCTCGCCGTTGCTGATCGTGGCCGCGGGGCTCACCGGGCTGCTCACCGTGGCGCTCGTTGAGCTCATCGAGCGCACCAAGCTCGTCAAGGAGGATGCCGCGATCGGGATCGTCTTCCCCGTGCTGTTCAGCATTGGCGTCATCCTCATCGCGCGCTACGCCGGCGACGTGCACCTCGACACCGATGCTGTGCTGCTCGGCGAACTGGCCTTTGCGCCGTTCGACCGGTTCACGGCCTTCGGGCTCGATCTTGGCCCGCGTGCGCTGTGGGTGATGGGCGCCGCGCTGGGGCTCAATGCGCTGTTCCTCCTGCTCTTCTACAAGGAGCTCAAGCTGGCCACCTTCGATGCTGGGCTCGCCGCTACGCTTGGCTTCCTGCCTGGCCTGCTGCACTACGCGCTGATGGGCCTCGTCTCGCTCACTGCTGTGAGCGCCTTCGACGCTGTCGGCTCCATCCTCGTCGTCGCTCTCATGGTGGGGCCACCTGCCACCGCCTACCTGCTTACGGATCGCCTGAACTGGATGATTGGGATCAGCGCGGGCGTGGGCGCCCTCGGGGCCGTCGGCGGCTACTGGTTGGCGCACGCGCTAGACGCGTCAATCGCCGGCGCGATGGCGACGGCCACCGGGCTCATCTTCGGGGCGGCGGTGCTCTTCGCACCGGGGCGGGGGGTCGTCGCGCGGGTCCGCCTGCGTAATCGGCAGACGTGGCGCTTTGCTGAGCAGATGCTGACGATCCACCTCCTCCAGCACGAGAATACCCCCCAGGCGCAGCGCGAGTGCCGCGTCGCACACCTGCAGGAGCACTTGAACTGGGACGCGCCCTTCGCTGAGAAGGTGGTGAATCGCGGGACGCGGCGGGGGACGGTGGAGCGGCGCGGCCCGTACCTCGCGCTCACCGACGACGGGCGCGCGCTCGCCCAGGATGCGCTGGAGCGAACGTGA
- the zapE gene encoding AFG1/ZapE family ATPase — MTPPDRFSDATFATYQPSSPHQAAALARVEGFADALAAHYASWRHRLPQWMPGVSAPPAGLYLVGPVGTGKTHLMAALYQALHPQVPCAYLHSRRLFQLTEPPVAFAKRLAASYRVCCLDELEIDGPANEARVAHVLRTLAAQRVTLVATSNVSPDNFLAHKVGPGRFQRFLQETFASQYVVVPVLGDDYRTGAAVERSGIGWIGPAADQQLEAHYHAYGGHFLTFAEMQQAATHTAHEALMQRWLAAERLYLANISIPSTDAALRLLRIVDDLYTRPEAPALFFSAPQPPEAWFAPEAHAGVAGAIAAKFTRTVSRLRALCTIQSTTSHA; from the coding sequence ATGACGCCTCCTGATCGCTTTTCGGACGCTACGTTTGCCACGTATCAGCCGTCATCGCCCCACCAAGCCGCGGCCCTCGCGCGTGTGGAGGGATTTGCGGACGCGCTCGCGGCGCACTATGCGTCCTGGCGGCATCGCCTGCCCCAGTGGATGCCCGGCGTCTCCGCGCCGCCGGCAGGGCTGTATTTGGTGGGGCCGGTGGGGACGGGCAAAACGCACTTGATGGCCGCGCTCTACCAGGCGTTGCATCCGCAGGTGCCCTGCGCCTACCTGCACAGCCGCCGGCTCTTTCAGCTCACCGAGCCGCCGGTCGCGTTTGCGAAGCGGTTGGCGGCATCGTACCGCGTGTGCTGTCTCGACGAGCTGGAGATCGACGGTCCGGCCAACGAAGCGCGGGTCGCCCACGTGCTTCGTACGCTGGCGGCGCAGCGCGTCACGCTCGTGGCCACCAGCAACGTATCCCCCGATAATTTTTTGGCACACAAGGTGGGGCCGGGCCGGTTTCAGCGCTTTCTGCAGGAAACGTTTGCTTCGCAGTACGTGGTGGTGCCGGTGCTGGGCGACGACTACCGGACGGGCGCGGCCGTGGAGCGGTCGGGGATTGGGTGGATTGGCCCGGCGGCCGATCAGCAGCTCGAGGCGCACTACCACGCGTACGGCGGCCACTTTCTGACGTTTGCGGAGATGCAGCAGGCGGCGACGCATACCGCGCACGAAGCGCTCATGCAGCGCTGGCTGGCCGCTGAACGCCTCTACCTGGCCAACATTTCCATCCCGTCGACCGATGCGGCGCTTCGCTTGTTGCGCATCGTAGACGACCTGTACACCCGCCCCGAAGCGCCGGCGCTGTTTTTCTCGGCGCCGCAGCCGCCCGAAGCGTGGTTCGCGCCCGAGGCCCACGCGGGCGTCGCGGGGGCGATCGCCGCAAAGTTTACGCGTACCGTCTCACGCCTCCGCGCTTTATGCACCATCCAATCCACGACCTCGCATGCCTGA
- a CDS encoding PAS domain S-box protein, which translates to MPSDRTPSSEAEASCRTDHVPPSARSLDALDRLLQLALDVCDASLACLHTLPLHASAPQAAQGNTDHLPWVHQLLARHEALPDAPLADTQTVHNGPSDAPATVRHCLGLPFHTSSGGGILSIVTATRPSERTHSRLRDLADISASLLAPTSADADAASPHAAAAPIPQNITEGIYRSRPDGTILYANAAMAALFGYDAPHAFQRITADALYATPADRHVLQTRLQHASTVEGFEVKFRRADGTTFWGRLSTTAVRDDSGAIRYYDGVLTNITAEKEARDALRQTAERWERLVDTHPDPIHVSTDGIIQYVNPAGVAVYGASSADEIIGRPIDAFMVHADDTAATHERAARLYDAGEPTPPREFTIERLDGKQRIVEVRSVPIEYKGKPSAQTIVRDVTAQRRLEEQLHVRQQRLRKLLDHAQPIVFVIDNDGTFLVSEGRDLQALGLRPGEVVGQSVYDLFADAPSVLGDIERALAGHTISGLVELDDRVLDVWYAPIYAPDRAIIGCIGMAVDITERRAAEDALRTERDVLASIFNTSPAAILVLDADGRITKANARAAALLREPVADLIGRTYTDLAGRFEDISGGVLSTAHHPFTQALTASEPIYELESIIQWPNHPRRIVSINAAPLRSAQETAGAVLVLNDVTAQREQDARLRQSRMRYQALVNHFPGGVFLFNEDLEYVLAGGAGIEALGMSPEDFHGRTPSDLFPPPIANETEQYYRRALRGQAGTFKQNYQGATYRIQTVPLQLPDGLVYAGMAVSQNITEAARAEAMLRTAKQKAEEAARLKSSMLANMSHEVRTPLTAIIGFAEVLTEETDALPQHFASLILRSGRRLLTTLDSVLHLSQLEAGTQGLHYEPVNLSKLARHLIAEESIQARQHAITLELESTDAPIVLSTDRGAVQRILSNVLSNALKYTEANGRVMVRMADGARGVLIEVEDTGIGMTRAFQARMFDAFTQESDGLDRTHEGSGLGLAIVQKLVAMLDGSIEVESSPGMGTRFAIFLPRPA; encoded by the coding sequence ATGCCATCCGACCGAACCCCTTCTTCGGAAGCGGAGGCGTCCTGCCGAACAGATCACGTTCCGCCAAGTGCTCGCTCGTTGGATGCCCTCGACCGCCTCTTGCAGCTTGCCCTGGACGTATGCGACGCGTCGCTCGCCTGCCTCCATACGCTTCCGCTCCACGCCTCGGCGCCACAGGCCGCGCAGGGCAACACCGACCATCTGCCGTGGGTCCATCAGCTGCTGGCGCGCCACGAGGCGTTGCCCGATGCGCCGCTGGCTGACACCCAAACCGTACACAACGGGCCATCCGATGCCCCCGCTACGGTGCGGCATTGCCTCGGCCTGCCGTTTCACACGTCTTCAGGCGGCGGCATACTGTCGATTGTAACGGCAACCCGTCCCTCGGAGCGCACGCACAGCCGGCTGCGCGACCTGGCCGACATATCTGCTTCTTTGCTCGCCCCCACGTCCGCAGACGCCGACGCTGCCTCTCCTCACGCGGCCGCCGCGCCGATCCCCCAAAATATCACGGAAGGCATCTACCGGAGCCGCCCCGACGGCACCATCCTGTACGCCAATGCCGCGATGGCTGCACTGTTTGGCTACGACGCGCCCCATGCGTTCCAACGCATCACGGCGGATGCATTGTACGCAACGCCCGCCGACCGCCACGTGCTGCAAACGCGCTTGCAGCACGCGTCGACTGTTGAGGGCTTCGAGGTGAAGTTTCGCCGGGCCGATGGCACAACCTTCTGGGGCCGCCTGAGCACCACGGCCGTCCGCGACGACAGCGGCGCCATCCGGTATTATGACGGCGTTTTGACCAACATAACGGCAGAAAAGGAGGCCCGGGACGCGCTGCGCCAAACGGCCGAGCGCTGGGAACGGCTCGTCGACACGCACCCCGATCCCATCCACGTCTCGACCGACGGCATCATCCAGTATGTGAATCCGGCCGGCGTCGCGGTATACGGCGCCTCCTCGGCCGATGAAATCATTGGACGGCCCATCGACGCGTTCATGGTGCATGCAGACGACACGGCGGCCACGCACGAACGAGCCGCCCGGCTGTACGACGCGGGCGAGCCCACCCCGCCGCGCGAGTTTACCATTGAGCGCCTCGATGGCAAACAGCGTATCGTTGAGGTGCGCTCGGTGCCCATCGAGTACAAGGGGAAGCCGTCGGCCCAAACGATTGTGCGCGACGTAACAGCGCAGCGCCGCCTCGAAGAACAGTTGCACGTCCGCCAGCAGCGCCTGCGCAAGCTACTGGACCATGCGCAGCCCATCGTCTTCGTGATCGACAACGATGGAACGTTTCTCGTAAGCGAGGGCCGCGACCTGCAGGCGCTGGGCCTGCGCCCCGGCGAGGTCGTCGGGCAGTCCGTTTACGACCTCTTTGCCGACGCCCCTTCGGTGCTGGGCGACATCGAGCGCGCGCTGGCAGGCCATACCATCAGCGGCCTCGTCGAGCTTGACGATCGCGTGCTCGACGTGTGGTACGCGCCCATCTACGCGCCCGATCGTGCCATCATCGGGTGCATTGGCATGGCGGTCGATATCACCGAACGCCGTGCGGCCGAAGACGCGCTGCGCACCGAGCGCGACGTGCTTGCAAGCATCTTCAATACCAGCCCGGCGGCCATTCTGGTGTTGGACGCCGACGGCCGCATCACCAAAGCAAACGCCCGCGCGGCAGCGCTGCTGCGCGAGCCGGTAGCCGACCTCATCGGGCGTACGTACACCGACCTTGCCGGCCGCTTCGAGGACATCTCGGGCGGCGTGCTCTCCACCGCGCATCACCCCTTCACCCAGGCGCTTACGGCCTCGGAGCCGATCTACGAGCTGGAGTCGATCATCCAGTGGCCCAACCATCCGCGCCGCATCGTATCCATCAACGCCGCGCCGCTGCGATCTGCACAGGAAACAGCGGGCGCCGTACTGGTGCTGAACGACGTCACGGCGCAACGCGAGCAGGATGCCAGGCTGCGCCAGAGCCGGATGCGCTATCAGGCGCTCGTGAACCACTTTCCGGGCGGCGTTTTTCTTTTCAACGAGGACCTGGAGTACGTGCTGGCCGGCGGCGCTGGGATTGAGGCGCTCGGCATGTCGCCTGAGGATTTTCATGGCCGCACGCCCAGCGACCTCTTCCCGCCGCCCATCGCCAACGAAACGGAGCAGTACTACCGGCGTGCCCTCCGCGGCCAAGCGGGCACCTTCAAACAAAACTATCAGGGGGCCACGTACCGCATCCAAACCGTTCCGCTACAGCTTCCCGATGGCCTCGTGTATGCCGGCATGGCCGTATCCCAGAATATCACCGAAGCGGCCCGGGCCGAGGCCATGCTTCGCACCGCAAAGCAGAAGGCCGAAGAAGCCGCGCGCCTTAAGTCGTCGATGCTTGCCAACATGAGCCACGAGGTGCGCACCCCGCTCACAGCCATCATCGGATTTGCAGAGGTGCTCACCGAGGAAACGGACGCGTTGCCCCAACACTTCGCATCGCTCATTCTGCGGAGCGGCCGGCGCCTGCTCACGACGCTCGACTCGGTACTGCACCTGTCGCAACTGGAAGCAGGCACCCAGGGCCTCCACTACGAACCCGTCAACCTGTCGAAGCTCGCCCGCCACTTGATTGCTGAAGAATCGATCCAGGCGCGCCAGCACGCCATTACCCTTGAGCTGGAATCGACGGACGCTCCCATCGTGCTATCCACCGACCGCGGGGCCGTGCAGCGCATCTTGAGCAATGTACTGAGCAATGCACTGAAGTACACCGAGGCCAACGGCCGGGTGATGGTACGCATGGCCGATGGCGCCCGCGGCGTGCTTATAGAAGTGGAGGACACCGGCATCGGCATGACGCGCGCATTTCAAGCACGCATGTTTGATGCCTTCACGCAAGAGTCGGACGGCCTCGACCGAACGCACGAGGGCTCGGGGCTTGGGCTGGCCATCGTGCAAAAGCTTGTCGCCATGCTCGACGGCTCCATCGAAGTGGAGTCGAGCCCCGGTATGGGCACCCGGTTCGCCATTTTCCTACCGCGGCCCGCTTAA
- a CDS encoding metal ABC transporter ATP-binding protein, with protein MSERTEPALAVRDLTVAYREDPVLWDIDLDVPASTLMGIVGPNGAGKTTLIQTILGLVEPAAGQVRIFGAPYATQRDRVGYVPQRGSVDWDFPTHALDVVMMGLYGRLGWFRRPGSKEREQARAALDKVGMLDYADRQISQLSGGQQQRVFLARALVQDADLYFMDEPLQGVDATTERAIIDLLRELRERGCTVIVVHHDLQTVAEYFDHVMLLNVRRIASGPVEDVFTEDNLRLTYGGRVGFLRQQQGEVASDPSSEAAA; from the coding sequence ATGAGCGAGCGCACCGAACCCGCCCTCGCCGTCCGTGACCTCACCGTGGCCTACCGCGAGGATCCTGTGCTGTGGGATATTGACCTGGACGTGCCTGCCAGCACGCTGATGGGCATCGTGGGCCCCAACGGCGCCGGGAAGACCACACTCATCCAGACGATCCTTGGTCTCGTGGAGCCCGCGGCCGGGCAGGTGCGCATCTTCGGCGCTCCATACGCCACGCAGCGCGACCGCGTGGGCTACGTCCCGCAGCGTGGCAGCGTGGATTGGGACTTCCCCACGCACGCCCTCGACGTCGTGATGATGGGCCTCTACGGTCGGCTCGGGTGGTTCCGCCGGCCCGGCAGCAAGGAACGCGAGCAGGCCCGCGCTGCGCTCGACAAAGTGGGGATGCTCGACTACGCCGACCGGCAGATCAGTCAGCTGTCCGGCGGGCAGCAGCAGCGCGTCTTCCTCGCCCGCGCCCTCGTTCAGGATGCCGATCTCTACTTCATGGACGAGCCCCTGCAGGGCGTCGATGCTACCACCGAGCGCGCCATCATCGACCTGCTCCGCGAACTCCGCGAGCGCGGCTGCACCGTCATCGTCGTCCACCACGACCTGCAAACGGTGGCGGAGTACTTCGATCACGTGATGCTGCTGAACGTGCGGCGTATTGCCAGCGGGCCGGTCGAGGACGTCTTCACCGAAGACAACCTGCGCCTCACCTACGGCGGACGCGTCGGCTTCCTGCGCCAGCAGCAGGGCGAAGTCGCCTCCGATCCGTCTTCCGAGGCCGCGGCGTGA
- a CDS encoding response regulator transcription factor, which translates to MRDAQSVNAPSLLVVEDDSELSTSLMLYLESEGYDVELATDGTSGLEEATRLPGYDLIVLDARLPDRSGFQILRQARAEGVRTPVLMLTGLGDHEHRMRGFEMGADDYLTKPFATEELLARIEALLRREAQAIPEDGVFNVGGLTIDLAQQTVTRDGEPVQLTDLEYALLEYLLRRRGRTATREQILRDVWDLPAEVETRTIDRHVNALRDVMDGTDEQSWAIQSVYGIGYKLVGADPVQSAANA; encoded by the coding sequence ATGAGAGATGCTCAATCTGTAAACGCACCCTCCCTGCTTGTCGTAGAAGACGATAGCGAACTCAGCACGAGCCTGATGCTCTACCTAGAGTCTGAAGGTTACGATGTGGAGCTCGCGACGGACGGTACGTCGGGGCTGGAAGAAGCCACCCGCCTGCCCGGCTACGACCTGATTGTCCTCGACGCCCGCCTGCCCGACCGCAGCGGCTTTCAGATCTTACGGCAAGCCCGTGCCGAAGGTGTGCGCACCCCGGTTCTTATGCTTACCGGTTTGGGCGATCACGAGCATCGGATGCGCGGTTTTGAGATGGGGGCCGACGATTACCTGACAAAACCGTTTGCCACCGAGGAGCTGCTTGCCCGCATCGAGGCCCTCTTGCGGCGCGAGGCGCAAGCCATCCCGGAAGATGGCGTCTTTAACGTAGGCGGCCTCACCATCGACCTGGCCCAACAGACCGTTACGCGCGACGGCGAACCGGTGCAGCTGACAGATCTGGAGTACGCGCTGCTGGAATACCTGCTGCGGCGTCGCGGGCGCACGGCCACGCGCGAGCAAATCCTTCGTGATGTGTGGGACCTGCCCGCCGAAGTGGAAACGCGCACCATCGACCGCCACGTGAACGCCCTCCGCGACGTGATGGACGGCACAGACGAGCAGTCCTGGGCCATTCAGAGCGTGTACGGCATCGGCTACAAGCTCGTCGGCGCCGACCCTGTGCAATCGGCCGCAAACGCGTAG